The Lactuca sativa cultivar Salinas chromosome 2, Lsat_Salinas_v11, whole genome shotgun sequence genome includes a window with the following:
- the LOC111902543 gene encoding G2/mitotic-specific cyclin-2: MEINSVENNPALMKPANKQGKKDVMGGGKFGTEVVHNRRVLGVINQNLGGAGVAGGGCRGGAQPHPCVANKRASSQKLAANIANKKQCFPEEIKSNPSNDDFGVWEDQPVPMFLETSETTSYQRDHHMEEVEMEDIFEESVVDIDICDNENELAVVEYVEDLYAHYRRMENCSLVSPDYMTQQFDINEKMRAILIDWLVEVHHKFDLQHETLFLTVNLIDRFLAKQSVIRKNLQLVGLVAMLLACKYEEVSVPVIDDLVFISDKAYSRSQILETEKLMLNTLEFNMSVPTAYVFMKRFLKAAQSDSKLEQLSFFLIELCLVEYEMLKFPPSFMAAASIYTAQCSLYGVNQWSKTCQWHTNYTEDQLLECSRMIVGYHQKAGVGRLTGVYRKYNTSKFGYAAKNESAKIHV; encoded by the exons ATGGAGATTAATTCTGTTGAGAACAATCCAGCTTTGATGAAACCCGCAAATAAGCAAG GTAAAAAAGACGTTATGGGTGGCGGAAAGTTCGGTACGGAAGTTGTACATAACCGGAGAGTATTGGGTGTGATTAATCAGAATTTGGGTGGTGCCGGCGTCGCCGGCGGCGGATGTCGAGGAGGAGCTCAACCTCATCCTTGTGTTGCTAACAAGAGAGCTTCATCGCA gAAACTTGCTGCAAATATTGCCAACAAGAAACAGTGTTTCCCTGAG GAGATTAAGTCAAATCCCTCAAATGACGACTTTGGTGTATGGGAAGATCAACCTGTGCCAATGTTCTTGGAAACATCAGAAACAACGTCgtatcaaagagatcatcatatG GAGGAGGTTGAAATGGAGGATATTTTCGAGGAATCAGTAGTCGATATTGACATTTGTGATAATGAAAATGAGCTTGCTGTTGTCGAATATGTTGAAGATCTTTATGCTCATTATAGAAGGATGGAG AATTGTAGCTTGGTGTCACCAGACTATATGACACAACAATTTGACATAAACGAGAAGATGAGAGCTATACTAATTGATTGGCTCGTTGAg GTACACCACAAGTTTGACCTTCAACATGAGACATTGTTCTTGACAGTCAACCTCATTGACCGATTTTTAGCTAAACAATCTGTTATTAGAAAGAATTTGCAATTAGTTGGTTTGGTCGCCATGCTTTTGGCTTGTAAATACGAAGAAGTTTCAGTCCCTGTTATTGACGATTTGGTTTTCATATCGGATAAAGCTTACTCAAGAAGTCAAATTCTTGAAACG GAAAAGTTAATGTTGAACACGTTAGAATTCAACATGTCGGTGCCAACAGCGTATGTGTTCATGAAAAGATTCTTGAAGGCAGCTCAATCGGATTCAAAACTTGAGCAATTGTCGTTTTTCTTGATTGAGCTTTGTCTTGTGGAATACGAGATGCTTAAATTCCCACCATCGTTCATGGCTGCAGCTTCGATCTACACAGCTCAATGCAGTCTTTATGGGGTGAATCAGTGGTCCAAGACATGCCAATGGCATACGAACTACACTGAAGATCAACTTCT GGAATGTTCAAGAATGATTGTGGGGTATCATCAAAAGGCAGGAGTTGGGAGATTGACTGGTGTTTATAGGAAGTACAACACGTCCAAGTTTGGGTATGCAGCAAAAAATGAGTCAGCGAAG